The following nucleotide sequence is from bacterium.
ATCAGGCCCGGCAGTTCGACGAGCAGGGTTTTCTGGTATTCGAGGGCGTCTTCGACGCGGATGCGATCGATGCACTCACCAGGGAACTCGACCCCATCGAGCGCGAACTCGAGGATGTGGTTCGCAAACACCTCGGCGGAAAGATGTTCATCGTCCGCGCGGGTGAGATCACCTTCACGCCACACGCCGTGACCCGCTCACCCAGGGCCAAGCGGGTTACGCAATGCCAGTTCTTCCGCGATCTGGTGCACGACCTGATCGGCGACGATGTGCGCCTCTACTGGGACCAGACGGTCTACAAGAAGCCGGGGACGGTCGATGACTTCCCGTGGCATCAGGACAACGGATACAACTACGTCGAGCCGCAGCAGTATCTGACCTGCTGGGTGGCATTGACGGATGCCGACGAGGAGAACGGCTGCCCGGTCGTACTTCCCGGGTTTCATCGGGATGGCACCTGGGACCACGAGAAAACCGACCTGGGTTTCGACTGTGGCGTGGACGAAAGCGGGTTCGAAACCATCGCCGCTCCCGTCAAGGCGGGCGGTGTGGTGGTCTTCTCATCACTCACGCCACACAAGACGGGGCCCAACCTGACCACGGACCGAACGCGCAAGGCTTACGTGATTCAGTTCGCTCCGGACGGTGCGAGTATCGTCGGCCGAGAGGGCGGCAACCTCGTGCGCACCCTCTGCGACGCCCCTGACCGGCAGCATCCCGTCCTGGTGGCTGGTGCGGCTCCGCCCGGCGATGACGCAGCGGAATCGGGTGAGTCACTCGGCTAGTCAGAATGGCTTCACGATCGCGATGAAGAACATCAGGGGGATCAAGACGATGACCACGGGCTCGCTGATCCGGAGAAAGGCCCAATGCTGGCCCATCTTGCGCTCGTAGAGTTCCATGTCTCCCGAACTCCGGATGCGCTTCTTGTTGCCCCCCAGATGTGAGAGGTGAATGTCCACGATTTCCATGGGAACGATCAGGAAGATGCCGATCCAGAACATCGCCGTGACGTAGCTCCAGCGCATCAGGTCGAATCCGCCCGCGATCAGCATCAGAATCGCCGTCAGGACGAGAATCGCGAAGGCCACGTGCTCGAGCATGGCCCCTCGATCGAAGGCCTCCATCATGTGGTCTCGCACCTGCCGAGCCTTTGGGTCGTCCGGCTTTCGTCGTGCACGACGCAGAGCCGGCTTCAGATACCAGACCCAGGCCACCGACGTGCTGAAGGACCAGATCGCGGCGACCAGGACGTGCACCGACTTGATGACGGCGTAGTGGGGCGAGAGCCATACCCTCAGCTCATCCATCGGCTTCCTCTCGCGAATCGTGGCCGAAACAATCCGTCAGTAGCTGCGCGGCAAGCCGAGTACGTGCTCGGATACGAAGTTCAGGATCATCTCGTTGGAGATGGGTGCGATGCGTGACATGCGCGACTCGCGCCAGTATCGCTCCACGTTGCACTCCTTCGCGTAGCCCATTCCGCCGAACGTCTGCATGGCTCGGTCGCAGGCCCTGAAGGCCGCTTCGCTGGCGCGGAGCTTGGCCATGTTTGCGAGTGGGCCGACATTCTCGCCGGCGTCGTAGGCCCAGGCAGCCTTCTGCCACAGCAGTTCCGCGGCTTCGAGTTCGGAGTAGGAGTCGGCCAGCGGGTGAGCGATGGCCTGGTTCATGCCGATGGGCCGATCGAAGACCACACGCTCCTTCGCGTAGTGCACCGCCTTGTCGAGAGCCTGGCGCCCGATCCCCACCGATTCGGCGGCCAACACGATCCGCTCGGGGTTGAGTCCATTGAGCAGGCAGCGGAAACCGTGGCCGACCTCGCCCACCACGTCCACATCTTCGACCGGCAGATCGTGAATGAAGAGTTCGTTCGAATTGACTGCGTTGCGGCCGCACTTGTCGATCGGCCGGATCTCGACGTGCTTCGGATCCAGATCGATCAAGAAGAGCGTCATGCCCTGGAGCGGCTTCGCGCACTCCTCTCGCGCAGTGGTGCGCGCGAGGAGCAGACACTTCGCGGCCTGCTGCGCCTTGGTGTTCCAGATCTTCTTGCCGTTGATGATCCAGCGCGAGCCATCGCGCCGCGCGAACGTTCGAATGCGCGAAGTGTCCGTGCCTGCGTCGTCTTCAGTGACACCAAAGGAAACGTGAAGCTCGCCACTCGCCGTGGGCGGGAGGTAGCGCCGCTTCAGCTCCTCGGAGCCGTGGTGGATGACCGGGCCCATACCGAAGATCGAAATATGGAGTGCGGAGGCTGCATTCTGGACACCCGCGCTATGTGCGACCGCCCCCAGCAACACCGCTGCATGCACGACGCCCATGCCCGCGCCGCCATACTCCTCCGGAACGATGATTCCGATCCAGCCCTGTTCCGCGAAGGCATTGTAGAAGTCCCATGGGAACTCGTGCTTCTCTTCATGCGTACGCCAGTAGTCGTCGTCGAACTGATCGGCCAGACGACGCGCTTCGTGTCGAATGTTCTCTAGCTCGGGATCGAAAGAGAAGTCCATTGCGACACTATAGCCTGCTGCGTCTCAGGACATTGGGAGCCCCCCCCCGATCCCGTGGTCTACCGGGCGATCGGGCGCCTCACCCCGCGTCGCGAATCCAGCTGATGTCGTAGCGGGGAAGCTCGGAGACGTTGGTCACGCCGCGCTCCTCGGGCCCGAGAACCTCGAAGCGGCCGGGACACTCCGCAGCCTCGCAGCCTATCTCCCAATTCGCGAGCCAGATGCCGAGCGCCACAGGCGCATAGAATTGCGAGTGCGTCGTTGCGAAGAAGTCGAAGCGGGTCGCCCTGCCCTGCTCGTCCACCACGGCGGCGCAGCGGGTGGTCTGGCCGTTGAACGATGAAGGGGCCCACTGGCACACCTCGTAGCAGCGGCCGAAGGCGTCGAAGGGCGACGCCTCTGGGTCGAGGGGGACCCTCAGGCCCGGGGTGGCGAAGAACAGCTCGGCAATCGGCAGACGGTTGCGCTGCACCCGCTGTATCAGACGGAGCACCGCGGGCTTGAACTTCGAGACATAACCTACGGCGCAGACGCAGATGATGTGGTCGCGTTCGGGGTCGAAGCGGGGACCCAGGTGGCGCAGGATGCTCTCGTGATCGGCACCGGGCCCGATCCAGCAGGTGGCGAGGCCCATTCGAGTGGCGTGGTGCACCACCTTCTGAAGGCTGCGCCCCACGTCGACGACGGACATACGGTCGTATTCTCGCGGGGCGATGGCCACCAGGAACTCGCGTGCGCCTACCGCCGGCCACACGGTGAGGGGTGCTGCAACGTACTCGAAGCGGATGGGGTGATGGCCCAACTGCTGTGCGGGCTCGATCTGACGAGCGACCAGGGCCATCAGCTCTTCGTGATGTTCGGGCGACAGGTCCCGCGACTGGAATGAACGACACGACACCCTTGCCCGCATGAGGTCGAAGGCGTCGAGGTGATCCAGACGTGCCGGCGTGGGCTCGGCCGGCCGGAACCCCAGCTTCACGGTCACCACGTCGAACACGAGGTTCACCGCCAGCAGCGAGGCCAGCGCCAGCGGCGTCCAGAACAGCAGTGCCGGGAAGGCTCCGACGAACCAGCCGATGACGGCGACCCCGCCCAGCACCAAAGCGAGCAGAGCGTTCGGCAGGTACTGGAGCCAGCCGGTGAACTGGAGCCGAACCTTG
It contains:
- a CDS encoding nitroreductase, which encodes MATAASLKSALWDLKVRLQFTGWLQYLPNALLALVLGGVAVIGWFVGAFPALLFWTPLALASLLAVNLVFDVVTVKLGFRPAEPTPARLDHLDAFDLMRARVSCRSFQSRDLSPEHHEELMALVARQIEPAQQLGHHPIRFEYVAAPLTVWPAVGAREFLVAIAPREYDRMSVVDVGRSLQKVVHHATRMGLATCWIGPGADHESILRHLGPRFDPERDHIICVCAVGYVSKFKPAVLRLIQRVQRNRLPIAELFFATPGLRVPLDPEASPFDAFGRCYEVCQWAPSSFNGQTTRCAAVVDEQGRATRFDFFATTHSQFYAPVALGIWLANWEIGCEAAECPGRFEVLGPEERGVTNVSELPRYDISWIRDAG
- a CDS encoding acyl-CoA/acyl-ACP dehydrogenase gives rise to the protein MDFSFDPELENIRHEARRLADQFDDDYWRTHEEKHEFPWDFYNAFAEQGWIGIIVPEEYGGAGMGVVHAAVLLGAVAHSAGVQNAASALHISIFGMGPVIHHGSEELKRRYLPPTASGELHVSFGVTEDDAGTDTSRIRTFARRDGSRWIINGKKIWNTKAQQAAKCLLLARTTAREECAKPLQGMTLFLIDLDPKHVEIRPIDKCGRNAVNSNELFIHDLPVEDVDVVGEVGHGFRCLLNGLNPERIVLAAESVGIGRQALDKAVHYAKERVVFDRPIGMNQAIAHPLADSYSELEAAELLWQKAAWAYDAGENVGPLANMAKLRASEAAFRACDRAMQTFGGMGYAKECNVERYWRESRMSRIAPISNEMILNFVSEHVLGLPRSY
- a CDS encoding phytanoyl-CoA dioxygenase family protein, which gives rise to MKKHELNESFRWEDHKGPFRLIDSDQARQFDEQGFLVFEGVFDADAIDALTRELDPIERELEDVVRKHLGGKMFIVRAGEITFTPHAVTRSPRAKRVTQCQFFRDLVHDLIGDDVRLYWDQTVYKKPGTVDDFPWHQDNGYNYVEPQQYLTCWVALTDADEENGCPVVLPGFHRDGTWDHEKTDLGFDCGVDESGFETIAAPVKAGGVVVFSSLTPHKTGPNLTTDRTRKAYVIQFAPDGASIVGREGGNLVRTLCDAPDRQHPVLVAGAAPPGDDAAESGESLG